A region of the Candidatus Anstonellales archaeon genome:
TTTTACTTCTTCCTCCATTCTTTTTGAAGTTGAGGTATCCGGACACCTTACCTGACTTTTGTAAGTATTAAAAAGGACTTCTTTGTCTGACGGGTCTCGTGCGAGCCTCACTTTTCCAATTGAACGCATAAAAGCCATTGTGAGTATACCATCTTTTTTGAGTAATTGTTTTGCAACCGAACCTGCCATAACAAATGAAGCGGTCATCCTTCCAGAAAATATCCCACTCCCGCTTTCTAACTTCCCATATTTTATTAGAGCTGGGTAATCTGCATGACCGGGACGTGGCATCTGCTCAAATTGGGAGTAATCAGAAGGGCGGACGTCCTGATTTTTTATTTGCATTAATATTCTTTGACCTGTTGTTTTTCCTCTGATTATTCCGCTTTTTATTTCTACTACGTCACTCTCCCTTCTTTGAGTTGTGAAGATGCTTTGAGCTGGTTTTCTTCTATCAAGCTGTAGCTGAACGTCCTTTTTAGTGACGCTTATCCCCTTTGGACAGCCATTAATTTCTACTCCTACACAGCTGCCGTGGCTGCTTCCAAATACGCGAATAGTAAAGGTATCTCCAAATGAGTATGGGGTTTTGAAACTCATGTTCTCACCCTTTCCAAATCTTCAAAAAAGCTAGGATAGGATTTTGAAACGCACTCCGCACCGTAGATTATTGTTTTTTCTTTTGCACAAAGAGCTGCTACTGCACAGGCCATTGCTATTCTATGGTCTTTTTGTGAGTCTACAACCCCCCCTCTTAGTTTCTGGCCAAAAATTTCCATTTTATCTCCATTGACTCTGAGTTTTCCACCAAGCTTCTTAAACTC
Encoded here:
- the aroC gene encoding chorismate synthase — protein: MSFKTPYSFGDTFTIRVFGSSHGSCVGVEINGCPKGISVTKKDVQLQLDRRKPAQSIFTTQRRESDVVEIKSGIIRGKTTGQRILMQIKNQDVRPSDYSQFEQMPRPGHADYPALIKYGKLESGSGIFSGRMTASFVMAGSVAKQLLKKDGILTMAFMRSIGKVRLARDPSDKEVLFNTYKSQVRCPDTSTSKRMEEEVKRAMLDNDSVGGVVECRIVGMPPGLGEPMFGSIESKISSAIFAIPAVKGIEFGKGFEASKMRGSKHNDQYTISGKKIVTKTNNAGGILGGLSTGMPITFRVAFKPTSSIYSPQKTIDLKEMKETTLRIIGRHDPCIAIRAVAVVENVAAICIADILLSEKRNKRPII